A genomic region of Pseudochaenichthys georgianus chromosome 12, fPseGeo1.2, whole genome shotgun sequence contains the following coding sequences:
- the nedd4l gene encoding E3 ubiquitin-protein ligase NEDD4-like isoform X7, with protein sequence MAQRLRLYFGSGRSNTAPEILEGDSEDQQGDSDVVTTLRMQPPPDSTEPAASHAPPRAWRLEPSLKRSSSMFIPQLAPYTEPRPTKSSSMHISLQRSMGSSNGDSRGHTADDDDVPPPCYTPPGPAPAYTEPEIQTDVPRQPPPPYYSPETLNSQTLPTQQNLPKHRVFNIGPNGHTLYSRGRPGISVGGICIQRDSADGSDTQHFRIHPYGGSGWSVQQQSVDQCAVVNGGTQRLVFQLQNNHNQDQSQGRPQADASQAECTDVGFTSSRGSQVVRYPRIRLERRSSHQMPLENQNQETCSDGKAREENQADIETELMEARNTSNGCTFKISGESSRRQPHFKIYFTPGGDQDVSICNDPTRSNPKTRDDFLGQVDVPLSHLPTEDPAMERPYTFKDFLLRPRSHKSRVKGYLRLKMAYLPKVGGPEEEPGDMREEAEGWDESADSGSQRPQQLLPPLPPGWEEKVDNLGRTYYVNHNNRSTQWKRPSNMDVISETESDNQQRQIHQEAHRVFRSRRHISEDLENEHMEPRDLDNSWELITEEDPSDSLAQPLPGPSNILPPQLPSTPVAQDFSEDLNLRLTLTPETNGELPGPSSALNQLSNRLRSSSMTDGVSEQAQAAPLMQGSQTRRTRAQTVSGGEESMSPPSTAYALTTPGLPPGWEERKDGKGRTYFVNHNSRNTTWTRPIVQLTEGGASTSAAGAAASPGGASALAPPPTLSSSSNASNNHLHEPQVRRPRSLSSPTVTLSTPMEGANNIPVRRAVKDTVSNPQSPQPSPYSSPKLQPKTQQSFLPPGWEMRIAPNGRPFFIDHNSRVTTWEDPRLKYPVHMRNKTSMEPGELGPLPPGWEERIHSDGRTFYIDHNTKNTQWEDPRLQNPAITGPAVPYSREFKQKYDYFRKKLKKPADIPNRFEMKLHRGNIFEESYRRIMSLKRPDVLKSRLWIEFESEKGLDYGGVAREWFFLLSKEMFNPYYGLFEYSATDNYTLQINPNSGLCNEDHLSYFKFIGRVAGMAVFHGKLLDGFFIRPFYKMMLGKQISLKDMESVDSEYYNSLKWILENDPTELDLRFCIDEDNFGQTYQVDLKPSGSDMVVTNENKKEYIDLVIQWRFVNRVQKQMNAFLEGFTELIIIDLIKIFDENELELLMCGLGDVDVNDWRQHTVYKNGYCPNHPVIQWFWKVVLLMDAEKRIRLLQFVTGTSRVPMNGFAELYGSNGPQLFTIEQWGTPEKLPRAHTCFNRLDLPTYESFEDLREKLLMAVENAQGFEGVD encoded by the exons ATGGCTCAACGTCTGCGTTTGTACTTCGGCTCAGGCCGCAGTAACACAGCCCCGGAAATACTGGAAGGAGACTCTGAGGATCAGCAGGGAGACAGTGATGTGGTAACGACACTCCGCATGCAGCCACCTCCAGATTCAACGGAGCCAGCTGCGTCACATGCTCCACCAAGAGCTTGGCGGTTGGAGCCTTCGCTTAAACGCAGCTCGTCCATGTTCATACCCCAGCTTGCCCCCTACACCGAGCCACGGCCCACCAAGAGCTCCTCCATGCACATCTCGCTTCAGCGCTCCATGGGGTCAAGTAATGGAGATTCCCGTGGTCATactgctgatgatgatgatgtcccGCCACCCTGTTATACTCCTCCAGGACCGGCGCCTGCCTATACAGAACCAGAAATCCAAACGGACGTTCCACGACAGCCGCCGCCTCCGTACTACAGCCCAGAAACTTTGAACTCACAAACTCTTCCAACACAGCAGAACCTGCCCAAACACAGGGTCTTTAACATTGGCCCCAATGGCCATACTCTGTACAGCAGAGGCCGACCTGGTATCAGTGTTGGTGGTATTTGTATCCAGAGAGACTCTGCAGATGGTTCCGATACCCAACATTTCAGAATCCACCCTTATGGGGGCAGCGGCTGGTCTGTCCAGCAGCAGAGTGTGGACCAGTGCGCTGTTGTTAATGGTGGAACACAGAGACTCGTGTTTCAGCTCCAGAACAACCATAACCAGGATCAGAGCCAGGGCAGGCCACAGGCTGACGCATCCCAGGCAGAGTGCACAGATGTTGGCTTTACCAGCTCAAGAGGTAGCCAGGTGGTACGCTACCCCAGAATTCGACTGGAGAGAAGATCATCGCATCAGATGCCGTTGGAAAATCAAAACCAAGAGACTTGCTCAGATGGCAAAGCTAGAGAGGAGAACCAAGCGGACATTGAGACAGAGCTCATGGAAGCAAGAAACACATCTAATGGTTGTACTTTCAAAATCAGTGGGGAGTCTTCCCGGAGGCAGCCGCATTTCAAGATCtattttactccaggtggagaTCAGGATGTGAGCATTTGCAATGATCCAACGAGGAGTAATCCCAAG ACCAGAGATGATTTCCTGGGACAGGTTGATGTTCCTCTCAGTCATTTACCG ACAGAGGACCCTGCCATGGAGCGGCCCTACACGTTTAAAGACTTCCTGTTGCGGCCCAGAAG TCACAAGTCCAGGGTGAAGGGTTATCTGCGTCTGAAGATGGCCTATCTGCCCAAAGTTGGAGGACCTGAGGAAGAGCCTGGAGACATGAGGGAGGAGGCTGAG GGATGGGATGAGTCCGCCGACTCGGGCTCCCAGCGACCCCAGCAGCTGCTCCCTCCGCTGCCCCCCGGCTGGGAGGAGAAGGTGGACAACCTTGGACGCACCTACTACGTCAACCACAACAACCGCAGTACACAGTGGAAACGGCCCTCAAACAT GGATGTGATTTCAGAGACGGAGAGTGATAATCAGCAGCGGCAGATCCATCAGGAAGCACATCGTGTTTTCCGTTCGAGGCGCCACATCAGTGAAGACCTAGAGAACGAGCACATGGAGCCCAGAGACTTGGACAAT TCCTGGGAGCTCATCACAGAGGAGGATCCGAGCGACAGCCTGGCCCAGCCGCTGCCCGGCCCCTCCAACATCTTGCCCCCGCAACTACCGTCGACACCCGTCGCCCAGGACTTCTCTGAAGATTTAAATCTGAGGCTGACGCTCACTCCCGAAACCAATGGCGAATTGCCGGGGCCCAGCTCTGCTCTG AACCAGCTGTCAAACAGACTCCGGTCCTCGAGTATGACGGATGGTGTCAGTGAACAGGCCCAGGCTGCTCCTCTTATG CAGGGCTCCCAGACCAGAAGAACGAGAGCTCAAACAGTCTCAGGTGGTGAGGAGTCCATG TCTCCCCCATCGACTGCTTACGCCTTGACCACCCCCGGCCTGCCCCCTGGATGGGAGGAGAGGAAGGACGGCAAAGGAAGAACTTATTTCGTCAACCATAACAGCCGCAACACTACGTGGACTAGGCCCATTGTGCAG CTGACTGAAGGCGGAGCCAGCACCTCAGCAGCAGGAGCAGCAGCATCCCCAGGAGGAGCCTCGGCCCTGGCCCCCCCACCcaccctctcctcctcttccaatGCTTCCAACAACCACCTCCATGAGCCCCAAGTCCGACGACCTCGTAGCCTCAGCTCCCCTACTGTCACCCTATCCACCCCCATGGAG GGAGCCAACAATATTCCAGTGCGGAGGGCTGTGAAAGACACCGTGTCCAACCCGCAGTCTCCCCAGCCGTCGCCCTACAGCTCCCCCAAATTACAGCCCAAAACCCAGCAGAGCTTCCTGCCCCCGGGCTGGGAGATGAGGATAGCCCCCAACGGACGGCCATTCTTTATCGACCACAACAGCAGAGTCACCACCTGG GAGGACCCCAGGTTGAAATATCCGGTCCACATGAGGAATAAGACCTCAATGGAGCCCGGGGAACTTGGTCCTCTTCCT CCTGGATGGGAAGAAAGGATTCATTCAGACGGACGCACCTTCTACATTGACCACA ATACAAAGAACACGCAGTGGGAGGACCCTCGTCTGCAGAATCCGGCCATCACAGGACCA GCTGTTCCCTACTCCAGAGAGTTCAAGCAGAAATACGATTACTTCAGGAAGAAGTTGAAGAAACCG GCTGACATTCCCAACCGATTCGAGATGAAGTTACACAGGGGCAACATCTTCGAGGAGTCGTACCGTCGCATCATGTCCCTGAAGAGGCCGGATGTTCTGAAGTCGCGGCTGTGGATCGAGTTTGAGTCGGAGAAAGGATTAGACTACGGCGGCGTGGCCCGAGAGTGGTTCTTCCTCTTATCCAAGGAGATGTTCAACCCTTACTACGGTCTGTTCGAGTACTCCGCAAC AGACAACTACACTCTCCAAATCAACCCTAACTCTGGCCTGTGCAACGAGGATCACCTCTCCTACTTCAAGTTCATCGGACGTGTGGCAGGAATGGCCGTGTTTCATGGAAAACTGCTGGATG GTTTTTTCATCAGACCCTTCTACAAGATGATGCTGGGGAAACAGATCTCCCTTAAAGACATGGAGTCAGTG GACAGTGAGTACTACAACTCTCTGAAGTGGATTCTGGAGAACGACCCCACTGAGCTGGACCTCAGGTTCTGTATAGACGAGGACAACTTTGGACAG acGTACCAGGTGGACCTGAAGCCCAGCGGCTCAGACATGGTGGTCACCAATGAGAACAAAAAGGAATACATAGA CCTGGTCATCCAGTGGAGGTTTGTCAACCGGGTCCAGAAGCAGATGAACGCCTTCCTGGAG GGCTTCACTGAGCTTATTATCATCGATCTGATCAAGATATTTGATGAAAATGAACTGGAG CTGCTCATGTGTGGTCTCGGTGACGTCGACGTCAACGACTGGAGGCAACACACTGTTTACAAGAACGGCTACTGTCCCAACCATCCTGTCATACAGTGGTTCTGGAAG GTGGTCTTGCTGATGGATGCTGAAAAGAGGATCCGACTCCTCCAGTTTGTTACAGGAACGTCTCGAGTGCCCATGAATGGTTTTGCTGAGCTTTATG GCTCGAACGGACCTCAGCTGTTCACCATCGAGCAGTGGGGAACACCAGAAAAGTTGCCAAGAGCTCACACATg TTTCAACCGCTTGGATCTTCCCACTTACGAATCCTTTGAGGACCTGAGAGAGAAACTCCTCATGGCTGTGGAGAACGCGCAGGGCTTCGAGGGCGTCGACTAG
- the nedd4l gene encoding E3 ubiquitin-protein ligase NEDD4-like isoform X8 gives MAQRLRLYFGSGRSNTAPEILEGDSEDQQGDSDVVTTLRMQPPPDSTEPAASHAPPRAWRLEPSLKRSSSMFIPQLAPYTEPRPTKSSSMHISLQRSMGSSNGDSRGHTADDDDVPPPCYTPPGPAPAYTEPEIQTDVPRQPPPPYYSPETLNSQTLPTQQNLPKHRVFNIGPNGHTLYSRGRPGISVGGICIQRDSADGSDTQHFRIHPYGGSGWSVQQQSVDQCAVVNGGTQRLVFQLQNNHNQDQSQGRPQADASQAECTDVGFTSSRGSQVVRYPRIRLERRSSHQMPLENQNQETCSDGKAREENQADIETELMEARNTSNGCTFKISGESSRRQPHFKIYFTPGGDQDVSICNDPTRSNPKATSKNGLFHLTQTRDDFLGQVDVPLSHLPTEDPAMERPYTFKDFLLRPRSHKSRVKGYLRLKMAYLPKVGGPEEEPGDMREEAEGWDESADSGSQRPQQLLPPLPPGWEEKVDNLGRTYYVNHNNRSTQWKRPSNMDVISETESDNQQRQIHQEAHRVFRSRRHISEDLENEHMEPRDLDNSWELITEEDPSDSLAQPLPGPSNILPPQLPSTPVAQDFSEDLNLRLTLTPETNGELPGPSSALQNQLSNRLRSSSMTDGVSEQAQAAPLMSPPSTAYALTTPGLPPGWEERKDGKGRTYFVNHNSRNTTWTRPIVQLTEGGASTSAAGAAASPGGASALAPPPTLSSSSNASNNHLHEPQVRRPRSLSSPTVTLSTPMEGANNIPVRRAVKDTVSNPQSPQPSPYSSPKLQPKTQQSFLPPGWEMRIAPNGRPFFIDHNSRVTTWEDPRLKYPVHMRNKTSMEPGELGPLPPGWEERIHSDGRTFYIDHNTKNTQWEDPRLQNPAITGPAVPYSREFKQKYDYFRKKLKKPADIPNRFEMKLHRGNIFEESYRRIMSLKRPDVLKSRLWIEFESEKGLDYGGVAREWFFLLSKEMFNPYYGLFEYSATDNYTLQINPNSGLCNEDHLSYFKFIGRVAGMAVFHGKLLDGFFIRPFYKMMLGKQISLKDMESVDSEYYNSLKWILENDPTELDLRFCIDEDNFGQTYQVDLKPSGSDMVVTNENKKEYIDLVIQWRFVNRVQKQMNAFLEGFTELIIIDLIKIFDENELELLMCGLGDVDVNDWRQHTVYKNGYCPNHPVIQWFWKVVLLMDAEKRIRLLQFVTGTSRVPMNGFAELYGSNGPQLFTIEQWGTPEKLPRAHTCFNRLDLPTYESFEDLREKLLMAVENAQGFEGVD, from the exons ATGGCTCAACGTCTGCGTTTGTACTTCGGCTCAGGCCGCAGTAACACAGCCCCGGAAATACTGGAAGGAGACTCTGAGGATCAGCAGGGAGACAGTGATGTGGTAACGACACTCCGCATGCAGCCACCTCCAGATTCAACGGAGCCAGCTGCGTCACATGCTCCACCAAGAGCTTGGCGGTTGGAGCCTTCGCTTAAACGCAGCTCGTCCATGTTCATACCCCAGCTTGCCCCCTACACCGAGCCACGGCCCACCAAGAGCTCCTCCATGCACATCTCGCTTCAGCGCTCCATGGGGTCAAGTAATGGAGATTCCCGTGGTCATactgctgatgatgatgatgtcccGCCACCCTGTTATACTCCTCCAGGACCGGCGCCTGCCTATACAGAACCAGAAATCCAAACGGACGTTCCACGACAGCCGCCGCCTCCGTACTACAGCCCAGAAACTTTGAACTCACAAACTCTTCCAACACAGCAGAACCTGCCCAAACACAGGGTCTTTAACATTGGCCCCAATGGCCATACTCTGTACAGCAGAGGCCGACCTGGTATCAGTGTTGGTGGTATTTGTATCCAGAGAGACTCTGCAGATGGTTCCGATACCCAACATTTCAGAATCCACCCTTATGGGGGCAGCGGCTGGTCTGTCCAGCAGCAGAGTGTGGACCAGTGCGCTGTTGTTAATGGTGGAACACAGAGACTCGTGTTTCAGCTCCAGAACAACCATAACCAGGATCAGAGCCAGGGCAGGCCACAGGCTGACGCATCCCAGGCAGAGTGCACAGATGTTGGCTTTACCAGCTCAAGAGGTAGCCAGGTGGTACGCTACCCCAGAATTCGACTGGAGAGAAGATCATCGCATCAGATGCCGTTGGAAAATCAAAACCAAGAGACTTGCTCAGATGGCAAAGCTAGAGAGGAGAACCAAGCGGACATTGAGACAGAGCTCATGGAAGCAAGAAACACATCTAATGGTTGTACTTTCAAAATCAGTGGGGAGTCTTCCCGGAGGCAGCCGCATTTCAAGATCtattttactccaggtggagaTCAGGATGTGAGCATTTGCAATGATCCAACGAGGAGTAATCCCAAG GCTACTTCCAAGAATGGCCTTTTCCATCTCACACAG ACCAGAGATGATTTCCTGGGACAGGTTGATGTTCCTCTCAGTCATTTACCG ACAGAGGACCCTGCCATGGAGCGGCCCTACACGTTTAAAGACTTCCTGTTGCGGCCCAGAAG TCACAAGTCCAGGGTGAAGGGTTATCTGCGTCTGAAGATGGCCTATCTGCCCAAAGTTGGAGGACCTGAGGAAGAGCCTGGAGACATGAGGGAGGAGGCTGAG GGATGGGATGAGTCCGCCGACTCGGGCTCCCAGCGACCCCAGCAGCTGCTCCCTCCGCTGCCCCCCGGCTGGGAGGAGAAGGTGGACAACCTTGGACGCACCTACTACGTCAACCACAACAACCGCAGTACACAGTGGAAACGGCCCTCAAACAT GGATGTGATTTCAGAGACGGAGAGTGATAATCAGCAGCGGCAGATCCATCAGGAAGCACATCGTGTTTTCCGTTCGAGGCGCCACATCAGTGAAGACCTAGAGAACGAGCACATGGAGCCCAGAGACTTGGACAAT TCCTGGGAGCTCATCACAGAGGAGGATCCGAGCGACAGCCTGGCCCAGCCGCTGCCCGGCCCCTCCAACATCTTGCCCCCGCAACTACCGTCGACACCCGTCGCCCAGGACTTCTCTGAAGATTTAAATCTGAGGCTGACGCTCACTCCCGAAACCAATGGCGAATTGCCGGGGCCCAGCTCTGCTCTG CAGAACCAGCTGTCAAACAGACTCCGGTCCTCGAGTATGACGGATGGTGTCAGTGAACAGGCCCAGGCTGCTCCTCTTATG TCTCCCCCATCGACTGCTTACGCCTTGACCACCCCCGGCCTGCCCCCTGGATGGGAGGAGAGGAAGGACGGCAAAGGAAGAACTTATTTCGTCAACCATAACAGCCGCAACACTACGTGGACTAGGCCCATTGTGCAG CTGACTGAAGGCGGAGCCAGCACCTCAGCAGCAGGAGCAGCAGCATCCCCAGGAGGAGCCTCGGCCCTGGCCCCCCCACCcaccctctcctcctcttccaatGCTTCCAACAACCACCTCCATGAGCCCCAAGTCCGACGACCTCGTAGCCTCAGCTCCCCTACTGTCACCCTATCCACCCCCATGGAG GGAGCCAACAATATTCCAGTGCGGAGGGCTGTGAAAGACACCGTGTCCAACCCGCAGTCTCCCCAGCCGTCGCCCTACAGCTCCCCCAAATTACAGCCCAAAACCCAGCAGAGCTTCCTGCCCCCGGGCTGGGAGATGAGGATAGCCCCCAACGGACGGCCATTCTTTATCGACCACAACAGCAGAGTCACCACCTGG GAGGACCCCAGGTTGAAATATCCGGTCCACATGAGGAATAAGACCTCAATGGAGCCCGGGGAACTTGGTCCTCTTCCT CCTGGATGGGAAGAAAGGATTCATTCAGACGGACGCACCTTCTACATTGACCACA ATACAAAGAACACGCAGTGGGAGGACCCTCGTCTGCAGAATCCGGCCATCACAGGACCA GCTGTTCCCTACTCCAGAGAGTTCAAGCAGAAATACGATTACTTCAGGAAGAAGTTGAAGAAACCG GCTGACATTCCCAACCGATTCGAGATGAAGTTACACAGGGGCAACATCTTCGAGGAGTCGTACCGTCGCATCATGTCCCTGAAGAGGCCGGATGTTCTGAAGTCGCGGCTGTGGATCGAGTTTGAGTCGGAGAAAGGATTAGACTACGGCGGCGTGGCCCGAGAGTGGTTCTTCCTCTTATCCAAGGAGATGTTCAACCCTTACTACGGTCTGTTCGAGTACTCCGCAAC AGACAACTACACTCTCCAAATCAACCCTAACTCTGGCCTGTGCAACGAGGATCACCTCTCCTACTTCAAGTTCATCGGACGTGTGGCAGGAATGGCCGTGTTTCATGGAAAACTGCTGGATG GTTTTTTCATCAGACCCTTCTACAAGATGATGCTGGGGAAACAGATCTCCCTTAAAGACATGGAGTCAGTG GACAGTGAGTACTACAACTCTCTGAAGTGGATTCTGGAGAACGACCCCACTGAGCTGGACCTCAGGTTCTGTATAGACGAGGACAACTTTGGACAG acGTACCAGGTGGACCTGAAGCCCAGCGGCTCAGACATGGTGGTCACCAATGAGAACAAAAAGGAATACATAGA CCTGGTCATCCAGTGGAGGTTTGTCAACCGGGTCCAGAAGCAGATGAACGCCTTCCTGGAG GGCTTCACTGAGCTTATTATCATCGATCTGATCAAGATATTTGATGAAAATGAACTGGAG CTGCTCATGTGTGGTCTCGGTGACGTCGACGTCAACGACTGGAGGCAACACACTGTTTACAAGAACGGCTACTGTCCCAACCATCCTGTCATACAGTGGTTCTGGAAG GTGGTCTTGCTGATGGATGCTGAAAAGAGGATCCGACTCCTCCAGTTTGTTACAGGAACGTCTCGAGTGCCCATGAATGGTTTTGCTGAGCTTTATG GCTCGAACGGACCTCAGCTGTTCACCATCGAGCAGTGGGGAACACCAGAAAAGTTGCCAAGAGCTCACACATg TTTCAACCGCTTGGATCTTCCCACTTACGAATCCTTTGAGGACCTGAGAGAGAAACTCCTCATGGCTGTGGAGAACGCGCAGGGCTTCGAGGGCGTCGACTAG
- the nedd4l gene encoding E3 ubiquitin-protein ligase NEDD4-like isoform X13 yields MAANYEPIYGLSEDENETRVLRVKVIAGMDLAKKDIIGASDPYVKLSLYVADENKELALIQTKTIKKTLNPKWNEEFYFRVCPQNHRLLFEVFDENRLTRDDFLGQVDVPLSHLPTEDPAMERPYTFKDFLLRPRSHKSRVKGYLRLKMAYLPKVGGPEEEPGDMREEAEGWDESADSGSQRPQQLLPPLPPGWEEKVDNLGRTYYVNHNNRSTQWKRPSNMDVISETESDNQQRQIHQEAHRVFRSRRHISEDLENEHMEPRDLDNSWELITEEDPSDSLAQPLPGPSNILPPQLPSTPVAQDFSEDLNLRLTLTPETNGELPGPSSALQNQLSNRLRSSSMTDGVSEQAQAAPLMQGSQTRRTRAQTVSGGEESMSPPSTAYALTTPGLPPGWEERKDGKGRTYFVNHNSRNTTWTRPIVQLTEGGASTSAAGAAASPGGASALAPPPTLSSSSNASNNHLHEPQVRRPRSLSSPTVTLSTPMEGANNIPVRRAVKDTVSNPQSPQPSPYSSPKLQPKTQQSFLPPGWEMRIAPNGRPFFIDHNSRVTTWEDPRLKYPVHMRNKTSMEPGELGPLPPGWEERIHSDGRTFYIDHNTKNTQWEDPRLQNPAITGPAVPYSREFKQKYDYFRKKLKKPADIPNRFEMKLHRGNIFEESYRRIMSLKRPDVLKSRLWIEFESEKGLDYGGVAREWFFLLSKEMFNPYYGLFEYSATDNYTLQINPNSGLCNEDHLSYFKFIGRVAGMAVFHGKLLDGFFIRPFYKMMLGKQISLKDMESVDSEYYNSLKWILENDPTELDLRFCIDEDNFGQTYQVDLKPSGSDMVVTNENKKEYIDLVIQWRFVNRVQKQMNAFLEGFTELIIIDLIKIFDENELELLMCGLGDVDVNDWRQHTVYKNGYCPNHPVIQWFWKVVLLMDAEKRIRLLQFVTGTSRVPMNGFAELYGSNGPQLFTIEQWGTPEKLPRAHTCFNRLDLPTYESFEDLREKLLMAVENAQGFEGVD; encoded by the exons GTGTGTCCGCAGAATCACAGGCTACTCTTTGAGGTGTTTGATGAAAACCGATTG ACCAGAGATGATTTCCTGGGACAGGTTGATGTTCCTCTCAGTCATTTACCG ACAGAGGACCCTGCCATGGAGCGGCCCTACACGTTTAAAGACTTCCTGTTGCGGCCCAGAAG TCACAAGTCCAGGGTGAAGGGTTATCTGCGTCTGAAGATGGCCTATCTGCCCAAAGTTGGAGGACCTGAGGAAGAGCCTGGAGACATGAGGGAGGAGGCTGAG GGATGGGATGAGTCCGCCGACTCGGGCTCCCAGCGACCCCAGCAGCTGCTCCCTCCGCTGCCCCCCGGCTGGGAGGAGAAGGTGGACAACCTTGGACGCACCTACTACGTCAACCACAACAACCGCAGTACACAGTGGAAACGGCCCTCAAACAT GGATGTGATTTCAGAGACGGAGAGTGATAATCAGCAGCGGCAGATCCATCAGGAAGCACATCGTGTTTTCCGTTCGAGGCGCCACATCAGTGAAGACCTAGAGAACGAGCACATGGAGCCCAGAGACTTGGACAAT TCCTGGGAGCTCATCACAGAGGAGGATCCGAGCGACAGCCTGGCCCAGCCGCTGCCCGGCCCCTCCAACATCTTGCCCCCGCAACTACCGTCGACACCCGTCGCCCAGGACTTCTCTGAAGATTTAAATCTGAGGCTGACGCTCACTCCCGAAACCAATGGCGAATTGCCGGGGCCCAGCTCTGCTCTG CAGAACCAGCTGTCAAACAGACTCCGGTCCTCGAGTATGACGGATGGTGTCAGTGAACAGGCCCAGGCTGCTCCTCTTATG CAGGGCTCCCAGACCAGAAGAACGAGAGCTCAAACAGTCTCAGGTGGTGAGGAGTCCATG TCTCCCCCATCGACTGCTTACGCCTTGACCACCCCCGGCCTGCCCCCTGGATGGGAGGAGAGGAAGGACGGCAAAGGAAGAACTTATTTCGTCAACCATAACAGCCGCAACACTACGTGGACTAGGCCCATTGTGCAG CTGACTGAAGGCGGAGCCAGCACCTCAGCAGCAGGAGCAGCAGCATCCCCAGGAGGAGCCTCGGCCCTGGCCCCCCCACCcaccctctcctcctcttccaatGCTTCCAACAACCACCTCCATGAGCCCCAAGTCCGACGACCTCGTAGCCTCAGCTCCCCTACTGTCACCCTATCCACCCCCATGGAG GGAGCCAACAATATTCCAGTGCGGAGGGCTGTGAAAGACACCGTGTCCAACCCGCAGTCTCCCCAGCCGTCGCCCTACAGCTCCCCCAAATTACAGCCCAAAACCCAGCAGAGCTTCCTGCCCCCGGGCTGGGAGATGAGGATAGCCCCCAACGGACGGCCATTCTTTATCGACCACAACAGCAGAGTCACCACCTGG GAGGACCCCAGGTTGAAATATCCGGTCCACATGAGGAATAAGACCTCAATGGAGCCCGGGGAACTTGGTCCTCTTCCT CCTGGATGGGAAGAAAGGATTCATTCAGACGGACGCACCTTCTACATTGACCACA ATACAAAGAACACGCAGTGGGAGGACCCTCGTCTGCAGAATCCGGCCATCACAGGACCA GCTGTTCCCTACTCCAGAGAGTTCAAGCAGAAATACGATTACTTCAGGAAGAAGTTGAAGAAACCG GCTGACATTCCCAACCGATTCGAGATGAAGTTACACAGGGGCAACATCTTCGAGGAGTCGTACCGTCGCATCATGTCCCTGAAGAGGCCGGATGTTCTGAAGTCGCGGCTGTGGATCGAGTTTGAGTCGGAGAAAGGATTAGACTACGGCGGCGTGGCCCGAGAGTGGTTCTTCCTCTTATCCAAGGAGATGTTCAACCCTTACTACGGTCTGTTCGAGTACTCCGCAAC AGACAACTACACTCTCCAAATCAACCCTAACTCTGGCCTGTGCAACGAGGATCACCTCTCCTACTTCAAGTTCATCGGACGTGTGGCAGGAATGGCCGTGTTTCATGGAAAACTGCTGGATG GTTTTTTCATCAGACCCTTCTACAAGATGATGCTGGGGAAACAGATCTCCCTTAAAGACATGGAGTCAGTG GACAGTGAGTACTACAACTCTCTGAAGTGGATTCTGGAGAACGACCCCACTGAGCTGGACCTCAGGTTCTGTATAGACGAGGACAACTTTGGACAG acGTACCAGGTGGACCTGAAGCCCAGCGGCTCAGACATGGTGGTCACCAATGAGAACAAAAAGGAATACATAGA CCTGGTCATCCAGTGGAGGTTTGTCAACCGGGTCCAGAAGCAGATGAACGCCTTCCTGGAG GGCTTCACTGAGCTTATTATCATCGATCTGATCAAGATATTTGATGAAAATGAACTGGAG CTGCTCATGTGTGGTCTCGGTGACGTCGACGTCAACGACTGGAGGCAACACACTGTTTACAAGAACGGCTACTGTCCCAACCATCCTGTCATACAGTGGTTCTGGAAG GTGGTCTTGCTGATGGATGCTGAAAAGAGGATCCGACTCCTCCAGTTTGTTACAGGAACGTCTCGAGTGCCCATGAATGGTTTTGCTGAGCTTTATG GCTCGAACGGACCTCAGCTGTTCACCATCGAGCAGTGGGGAACACCAGAAAAGTTGCCAAGAGCTCACACATg TTTCAACCGCTTGGATCTTCCCACTTACGAATCCTTTGAGGACCTGAGAGAGAAACTCCTCATGGCTGTGGAGAACGCGCAGGGCTTCGAGGGCGTCGACTAG